From one Cyprinus carpio isolate SPL01 chromosome B3, ASM1834038v1, whole genome shotgun sequence genomic stretch:
- the LOC122136631 gene encoding putative nuclease HARBI1: MTHECSATAHCTGGQCTLLQGTLSWQTEVTPCLRQPLPLITPYKRPVQGVGAQRFNVHHSRARSIIERAFGMMKTRFRAIFLQALEVHHTFVPHVITACAILHNICLGVGDIMAPEDEHEEEMAEEEDEGEHALETVSGAPWRDQLSAEVSALEEVPADHDYL, encoded by the exons ATGACGCACGAGTGCTCCGCCACAGCCCACTGTACAGGAGGTCAGTGTACCCTCCTCCAGGGCACTTTATCCTGGCAGACGGAGGTTACCCCATGCCTCCGACAGCCACTCCCCCTCATCACTCCCTATAAGAGGCCAGTACAAGGTGTGGGAGCCCAGCGCTTTAATGTCCATCATTCCAGGGCACGCTCTATTATAGAGCGTGCTTTTGGGATGATGAAGACCAGATTCAGGGCCATCTTCCTGCAAGCGCTGGAGGTGCACCACACCTTTGTACCTCAC GTCATAACAGCCTGTGCCATCCTCCATAACATCTGCCTTGGGGTTGGTGACATCATGGCCCCGGAGGATGAGCACGAGGAGGAGATGgctgaggaggaggatgaggggGAGCATGCTTTGGAGACAGTCAGTGGTGCTCCATGGCGTGACCAGCTGTCTGCAGAGGTGTCTGCCCTGGAGGAGGTACCTGCTGACCACGACTATTTGTAA